Proteins encoded within one genomic window of Psilocybe cubensis strain MGC-MH-2018 chromosome 2, whole genome shotgun sequence:
- a CDS encoding ATP-NADH kinase YEF1 has product MSSTSQTLLGPHHILSPDAETFSTPPTTPGFGAFQNKSVIAPSLSRRSSRPSSLHIDRKQSDWNPDIELWTTSPDVTKKANGNPLPPPVSLDPTVIPSSPKNIHPPHQHTPSIKPVNSPCFVHSQLDKGAHLTDWLKNKQNFVDSSDVGVARNLQHLGSPGQSSTFSPQASAFSSTHDSDEDEFVGSLTKRLAETAVGVREMSKQLVTKARDNRLIKLTRELALYLMLKHRRGSQRGLVVYVDNQLRTSRRFDAEGIERDHPELFVPFPRRRTSSTHSVSSLSSTSTHKEDHDEGQLRYWTSSMCNHSPHLFDFVVTLGGDGTVLFTSWLFQRVVPPVLPFALGSLGFLTNFDFADHQAVMDSAIDNGIRVNLRMRFTCTVYRAVANEEGKGRKAVKKGETGEIMMKNIEKGGWEALEGGFSMGDGKSSSRDKEIMCFTTRPAETFEVLNDLVVDRGPSPYVSLLELFGDEHHMTTVQADGLTVSTPTGSTAYSLSAGGSLVHPEIPALLITPICPHTLSFRPMLLPDSMELRICVPFNSRSTAWASFDGRGRVELKQGDHIKVTASKYPFPTVCADKQSTDWFHAISRTLKWNERERQKSFVVVEEEGPPKQHKKRSKRSGTISETKVQNPTSAEAEDSPIDDEEDEVTDEEEDKFDIDDSSPEAESNQAVVANGLKSAEKATGQEKAADLRPHLSGLKRKSKSRSRSRPPPPHSGVASPSRFANSVPYSSSIPTRHVGFDLSSPHSSTPSSPESSQNTQQGSRDNFHGSHQLSGRSKIPKDRELDLEAVKTPTASSLVYGRGRGHSRTRSIDHPEPRAFAVWGHDESDSNASDNEIS; this is encoded by the exons ATGTCCTCGACATCCCAGACCCTCCTAGGTCCTCACCACATACTCTCACCAGACGCAGAGACTTTCTCCACCCCACCGACCACTCCTGGGTTTGGCGCTTTCCAGAATAAATCAGTCATTGCTCCTTCACTATCCCGGAGAAGCAGTAGGCCGTCGTCTCTACACATTGATCGCAAGCAGTCAGACTGGAATCCTGACATAGAACTGTGGACAACCTCCCCTGATGTAACCAAGAAAGCAAACGGAAATCCATTACCCCCTCCTGTTTCTCTCGACCCAACTGTCATTCCATCGTCTCCGAAAAATATCCATCCTCCCCACCAACACACACCCTCTATCAAGCCAGTAAACTCTCCCTGCTTCGTTCATTCGCAACTTGACAAAGGCGCACATTTAACTGATTGGCTTAAGAACAAGCAAAATTTTGTGGACAGTAGCGATGTAGGGGTCGCTAGAAATCTGCAACACTTAGGCAGTCCGGGGCAATCTTCAACCTTCTCACCACAAGCATCCGCGTTCAGTTCTACTCATGATAGCGACGAAGACGAGTTCGTGGGCAGTCTGACAAAACGATTGGCAGAAACCGCCGTAGGTGTACGGGAAATGAGCAAACAACTAG TCACAAAGGCCCGAGATAATCGACTTATCAAACTTACTCGAGAACTGGCCCTATATCTTATGCTTAAACATAGACGAGGCTCCCAACGCGGGCTGGTAGT ATATGTGGACAACCAACTTCGAACATCAAGACGTTTCGACGCTGAGGGTATCGAACGTGATCATCCAGAATTGTTTGTACCATTCCCTAGGCGTCGGACATCCAGCACCCATTCAGTATCCTCGCTTTCGTCCACATCAACCCACAAAGAAGACCATGATGAAGGCCAACTTCGCTACTGGACAAGCAGCATGTGCAATCATAGCCCTcatctttttgattttgttgtCACA CTTGGAGGGGATGGAACTGTCCTATTCACCTCATGGCTTTTCCAACGAGTCGTCCCCCCTGTCCTTCCATTTGCCCTAGGATCTTTGGGCTTCCTCACTAATTTCGACTTCGCTGATCATCAGGCTGTCATGGATTCCGCTATTGATAATGGCATTAGAGTTAATCTGAGAATGCGCTTTACATGCACGGTGTACAGAGCAGTTGCCAATGAAGAAGGTAAAGGACGGAAGGCTGTTAAAAAGGGTGAGACGGGCGAGATAATGATGAAGAATATCGAAAAAGGGGGTTGGGAGGCACTTGAAGGCGGCTTTTCAATGGGCGATGGCAAAAGTAGTTCCAGAGACAAGGAAATCATGTGCTTCACCACTCGACCTGCGGAAACTTTCGAAGTTTTGAACGACCTTGTTGTCGATCGAGGTCCAAGTCCATACGTGTCGCTTTTAGAATTGTTTG GTGACGAGCACCATATGACCACAGTTCAAGCAGATGGACTAACTGTCTCTACTCCTACGGGATCAACTGCTTACTCG TTATCAGCTGGAGGCTCTCTCGTTCATCCTGAAATCCCTGCCCTCCTAATAACGCCTATATGCCCACATACATTATCCTTTAGACCAATGCTTCTACCCGACAGTATGGAACTTAGAATCTGTGTCCCATTCAATTCCAGGAGCACTGCATGGGCTTCATTCGATGGTAGAGGACGCGTTGAGCTAAAAC AGGGTGATCACATCAAAGTCACAGCGTCAAAATATCCGTTCCCCACTGTTTGTGCCGACAAACAGTCAACAGATTGGTTTCATGCCATTTCGCGCACCTTGAAATGGAACGAACGTGAACGTCAAAAGTCATTTGTCGTCGTTGAGGAAGAGGGTCCTCCTAAACAACACAAAAAACGAAGCAAGCGATCTGGCACGATATCCGAGACAAAGGTTCAGAATCCAACCTCTGCGGAGGCCGAGGATTCTCcaattgatgatgaagaggacgaggtgactgacgaagaggaggacaAATTCGACATAGACGATTCATCCCCAGAAGCAGAGTCCAATCAAGCCGTGGTGGCAAACGGTTTGAAGTCTGCTGAAAAAGCAACGGGCCAAGAGAAAGCGGCAGACCTTCGACCTCATTTGTCGGGATTAAAACGTAAATCCAAATCGCGTTCGCGCTCTcgaccccctcctcctcactCAGGGGTAGCCTCCCCTAGTCGATTCGCGAACTCTGTGCCATATTCTTCCAGTATTCCGACACGTCATGTTGGATTCGATTTATCAAGTCCGCACTCGTCAACGCCATCGTCCCCTGAGTCCTCACAAAATACTCAGCAAGGTTCTCGTGATAATTTTCATGGATCACACCAGCTAAGCGGTAGGAGCAAAATACCGAAGGATCGAGAACTAGACCTTGAAGCTGTcaaaacaccaacagcaaGCTCCCTTGTGTATGGACGAGGACGTGGCCATTCTCGAACGCGTTCCATTGATCATCCTGAACCTCGAGCATTTGCTGTTTGGGGTCATGATGAAAGTGACAGCAACGCCAGTGACAACGAAATATCATAA
- a CDS encoding Altered inheritance of mitochondria protein 41, mitochondrial, with protein sequence MLFIRTQLNFTRQTFCRQCSKLSILDPRPNLRNEIKIAMKNRDSKTSTTLRSVMSEIDSAEKTSKAGLSSSDVIGIIRTAIQRRNDAAKMFTAANRPDLAEKEQNEVKMISKFVPPLMSVSEIDNLISDILGNLKDNNEPHKALPTIFKEFYSKVDKSSVDRNLVKERAQELSSKRV encoded by the exons ATGTTATTCATCCGAACTCAACTAAATTTCACGCGTCAGACCTTCTGTCGTCAATGTTCAAAGCTGTCCATCCTCG ACCCGCGTCCCAACCTTCGCAATGAAATAAAGATAGCCATGAAG AATCGCGACAGCAAAACATCTACGACGCTACGC TCAGTGATGTCAGAAATTGACTCAGCAGAGAAAACTTCCAAGGCTGGATTGTCTTCCTCTGATGTG ATCGGCATCATACGAACAGCAATTCAGCGACGC AACGACGCTGCCAAAATGTTTACTGCAGCAAATAGGCCTGACCTAGCAGAAAAGGAACAAAATGAAGTTAAAATGATATCTAAATTTGTGCCGCCACTCATGTCGGTGTCCGAGATTGACAATCTCATTTCAGATATATTGGGTAACTTGAAGGACAATAACGAACCACACAAAGCATTGCCTACAATTTTCAAGGAGTTTTATTCAAAGGTCGACAAATCGTCTGTCGATCGTAACCTTGTAAAAGAAAGGGCTCAGGAACTTTCAAGCAAGCGTGTTTGA
- a CDS encoding ERAD-associated E3 ubiquitin-protein ligase HRD1, with product MPGVNRILRLRAHDVANLLNAHRLSFYSFLSVATVSAVIINALKNYSNFYSVAIYLSKSSRSVLVLANFGVLLTLVAGHIVQRIFFGSLRANEVERLYDRLWFFITESLLAFTIFRDEFDASFALMFGFLLFVKSFHWLASDRIEWMDQRPYPGPPLLFHIRMTILFTILWLTDCVMFLFAVEHTLSAGVGGMVLFASEYGILMASVINTNLKYLLSAYDLRRAGRRGGENAPPWENKSMWIFYIELATDFLKLTTYLVFFIIIITFYGLPLNIIRDVYITARSFITRLRALHRYQTATRNMDQRYPNATEEELIAMSDRTCIICREEMVNGGIQDPPQHPDGPNTTPKKLPCGHIFHFYCLRSWLERQQSCPTCRRNVLEDSVGAVPNPGNLPPQPLPGQQPLNRGAPFNFNNRQNNAQGGNHPLGFIGRYMGLPHRPANEAPNRQAIPDILQNQGHGNDHAPGIVINYQVQYQLPRPNDADNGAPLQQQQRLPVPTYAGFPGPGGVWQPWPAEGPAPVTPTSGSSENFREVRAQQADSETHQQSILTSAGPSTPTTATSSNSTASFEPREAPSAREAAVKAALNRFNNNRTEPSAPKIAINPPTATSSSSSPANPTTNSMPSTTIGSESNAELRRSPENSSLRPLPTLIPLFDFRQGVVPRPAPEQQSTNQVVPQYTQTTPRGPLPARSSPMPTANTSMTSIYGQQRQMASPDTSASQLLPPILTDEQLSSLDTVTRDSIDERLRILEGVSVSVYRCIDDLMRLRSALPTVNATVVPTNNGTAPVPIPATQHSTSGREVETTSSSRGKEKMREPSVEDSDPGCPAQSEDSNPSNSN from the exons ATGCCTGGTGTAAACCGCATCTTGCGCCTTCGCGCCCACGACGTCGCCAATTTGCTCAATGCCCATAGGTTATCCTTTTACTCCTTTCTTTCCGTGGCCACCGTTTCTGCTGTTATCATCAATGCTTTGAAAAACTACAGCAACTTCTATTCAGTTGCGATATATCTATCTAAGAGCAGCCGCAGTGTCCTT GTGTTGGCAAATTTCGGCGTTTTGTTGACCTTAGTTGCGGGTCATATCGTTCAGCGTATCTTCTTTGGTTCACTCAGGGCAAATGAAGTCGAG CGTCTATACGACCGCCTGTGGTTCTTCATAACCGAGTCTCTATTAGCGTTTACTATTTTTCGCGACGAATTTGATGCGTCTTTCGCCCTCATGTTtggctttcttttgtttgTGAAATCTTTCCACTGGTTAGCAAGCGATCGAATTGAATGG ATGGACCAAAGGCCATATCCTGGGCCTCCCCTATTGTTCCATATCCGAATGACCATTCTTTTCACGATCCTATGGCTGACAGACTGCGTTATGTTTTTGTTTGCTGTCGAGCATACTCTGAGCGCTGGAGTGGGTGGAATGGTTCTTTTTGCTAGCGAG TACGGCATCTTGATGGCAAGTGTTATAAACACGAATCTCAAGTATCTTCTTTCTGCATATGATCTTCGTCGTGCCGGCCGTCGAGGAGGGGAAAATGCCCCGCCATGGGAGAACAAGAGCATGTGGATTTTCTACATTGAACTTGCCACAG ACTTTTTGAAGCTGACAACGTACCTCGTATTTTTCATAATTATCATAACGTTCTACGGGTTACCGTTGAATATCATTCGCGATGTTTACATCACTGCCAGGTCTTTCATCACAAGACTTCGAGCTCTGCATCGATATCAAACAGCCACACGCAACATGGATCAAAGGTATCCAAATGCTACGGAGGAAGAGCTTATAGCAATGAGTGACCGCACATGTATAATATGTCGTGAAGAGATGGTCAACGGCGGTATTCAGGATCCCCCTCAACATCCGGACGGACCCAACACTACACCCAAGAAATTGCCATGCGGccatatttttcatttcTACTGCCTCAGGTCCTGGCTAGAACGTCAGCAAAGCTGCCCTACATG CAGACGAAACGTACTCGAAGACTCGGTAGGAGCAGTTCCTAATCCAGGCAATCTACCTCCCCAACCACTACCTGGCCAACAACCTCTCAACCGAGGGGCACCCTTCAATTTTAACAATCGTCAAAATAATGCTCAGGGTGGTAATCATCCTCTGGGTTTTATTGGCCGTTACATGGGACTTCCTCATAGGCCTGCCAATGAAGCACCTAACAGACAAGCCATTCCAGACATTCTCCAGAACCAGGGGCATGGAAATGACCATGCTCCTGGAATTGTTATCAATTACCAGGTCCAGTATCAACTTCCAAGGCCTAATGATGCCGACAACGGAGCACCacttcagcaacagcaacgcCTCCCAGTTCCTACATATGCAGGATTTCCTGGACCTGGTGGAGTATGGCAACCGTGGCCCGCTGAGGGACCTGCTCCAGTTACACCAACTTCAGGAAGCTCAGAAAATTTCCGTGAGGTTCGGGCTCAGCAGGCGGATTCGGAAACACACCAGCAAAGCATCCTAACGAGTGCAGGACCTTCAACCCCAACTACAGCTACTTCTTCCAATTCTACCGCTTCCTTTGAACCAAGAGAGGCTCCCTCTGCTAGGGAAGCTGCTGTGAAAGCTGCGTTAAATAGGTTCAATAATAACAGGACGGAACCTTCAGCGCCCAAAATAGCTATCAACCCCCCTACAGCaacctcatcctcttcaagtCCTGCAAATCCCACCACCAATTCCATGCCCTCAACCACTATTGGGTCAGAATCCAATGCTGAACTACGTAGATCCCCCGAAAATTCTTCCCTTAGGCCTCTCCCTACATTGATACCTCTTTTCGATTTTCGTCAGGGAGTGGTACCGAGACCAGCGCCTGAGCAACAATCAACGAATCAGGTTGTTCCACAATACACGCAAACAACACCTCGAGGGCCGCTGCCTGCCAGATCCTCTCCAATGCCCACCGCCAATACATCAATGACAAGTATATATGGTCAACAACGACAAATGGCTTCCCCTGATACCTCAGCATCACAACTACTTCCACCCATATTGACGGACGAACAGCTCTCTTCCCTCGACACAGTCACCAGGGATAGTATTGATGAGCGTCTCCGCATTCTGGAAGGCGTTTCGGTATCTGTCTATCGTTGCATCGATGACCTGATGAGATTGAGGAGCGCCCTGCCGACAGTTAATGCCACTGTAGTGCCTACCAACAATGGGACTGCCCCTGTCCCGATTCCAGCAACTCAACATAGTACGTCAGGCAGAGAAGTTGAAACTACGTCTAGCAGTCGAGGCAAAGAAAAGATGCGGGAGCCGAGTGTTGAGGATTCCGACCCAGGTTGTCCAGCTCAAAGCGAGGATTCCAACCCTTCTAATTCTAATTAA
- a CDS encoding Putative amidohydrolase YtcJ — translation MEGKGSSIGATAGNANDKDKQPPNKGSRGRWALLTGVLSIALGYYFASVSIKPSSTVNVHILCSKEGNKIYTVDDKNSQTQCVVFQGAYVVDTGSLETITDEWVDSENGKISAPYTLHFNFIPPGAIILPGISDSHAHILEYGAAQQLSLEGARSIPDAVARIKEFILSNPDILEDTSKFITGGGWDHTVWPTTGWPSAVDLDADSIVRGRPVVLQSKDCHALWVSNKALEGSLPLPESVEGGIIVRDASGNPTDNAQDLLKQPELTENDLMRRFKVAVRDAHRYGITSIHDAGLDPKSLAFFKRQSETGTLPLRIYGMTYFHESEPYWGNLSTPIMADGNSRLSARSVKIFADGALRTGGAALYEPYADNPSTNGFMRLDPDILFNVIPKFLKDGWQVNVHAIGDRANGIVLDAFEASLKGVNVTALRPRLEHAQMMTQADMLRLGKLGVIASVQPTHAISDMWYAQDRLGPERVKRLYAFRSLVDSGAMLTLGSDAPVETLNPISNFYAAITRKSFTGESPHGSDGWFPEQKLSRIEALRGMTINPAFASFTETFLGSIEVGKRADFSILSQDIMTVPTEDILATKVLATIIDGQFVFGKI, via the exons ATGGAAGGGAAAGGGTCGAGCATTGGGGCCACTGCGGGTAATGCAAATGACAAAGACAAACAACCTCCCAACAAAGGTTCTCGAGGACGATGGGCGTTGCTAACCGGTGTTCTCTCTATTGCACTGGGCTACTACTTTGCTTCAGTCTCCATAAAACCTTCAAGCACTGTTAATGTCCATATCCTTTGCTCAAAGGAGGGAAACAAAATCTACACAGTGGATGACAAGAACAGTCAAACACAATGTGTCGTTTTCCAGGGAGCTTACGTGGTCGACACAGGATCTTTGG AGACTATCACGGATGAATGGGTCGATTCGGAAAACGGGAAAATTTCCGCGCCGTACACGTTGCATTTTAATTTCATTCCACCGGGCGCGATCATCCTTCCGGGCATAAGCG ACTCACACGCCCATATATTAGAATATGGAGCCGCCCAACAACTTTCTTTGGAAGGAGCGAGATCGATCCCTG ATGCTGTGGCTCGCATCAAAGAATTTATACTTTCGAATCCGGACATACTCGAAGATACCTCCAAATTTATAACAGGTGGTGGATGGGATCATACGGTCTGGCCCACAACTGGATGGCCAAGTGCT GTGGACCTTGATGCAGATAGCATCGTTCGAGGAAGGCCTGTTGTTTTGCAAAGCAAAGACTGTCACGCACTTTGGGTGTCAAACAAAGCCCTGGAAGGAAGCTTACCGTTACCAGAATCTGTCGAGGGGGGAATCATCGTCCGGGATGCTTCTGGTAACCCTACCg ACAATGCCCAAGACCTCTTGAAGCAACCAGAACTCACTGAAAATGACTTGATGAGGCGATTCAAAGTTGCCGTTCGCGATGCTCATCGTTATGGTATAACATCAATCCATGATGCTGGACTCGATCCAAAATCCCTCGCCTTCTTCAAAAG ACAATCCGAAACCGGGACTCTACCT CTTCGCATCTATGGAATGACTTATTTCCACGAAAGTGAACCATATTGGGGGAATCTAAGCACTCCTATAATGGCGGATGGAAACTCGAGACTGAGTGCTCGCAGTGTCAAAATATTTGCAGATG GAGCTCTTAGAACAGGGGGCGCAGCG TTGTATGAACCGTACGCTGACAATCCCAGTACTAATGGCTTCATGCGCCTGGACCCGGACATACTATTCAATGTCATACCTAAGTTTTTgaaagatggctggcaagTC AACGTACATGCAATTGGAGATCGCGCCAATGGCATTGTCTTGGATGCCTTCGAGGCGTCCTTGAAGGGGGTCAATGTGACTGCTCTTAGGCCACGACTTGAACATGCACAGATGATGACTCAAGCTGATATGCTTCGTCTTGGGAAACTTGGAG TAATTGCCAGTGTTCAGCCCACACATGC GATCAGTGATATGTGGTATGCCCAAGACCGTCTG GGTCCTGAAAGGGTGAAAAGACTTTATGCATTTCGATCACTGGTCGACAGCGGTGCAATGCTCACTCTCGGTTCGGATGCCCCAGTTGAGACTCTGAATCCTATCTCCAACTTTTATGCCGCGAttactcggaagtcgttcaCTGGAGAATCACCTCATGGGTCTGATGGATG GTTTCCGGAACAAAAATTATCACGAATTGAAGCTTTAAGGG GTATGACCATTAACCCTGCATTCGCTTCTTTTACAGAGACCTTCCTTGGTTCCATTGAAGTCGGTAAACGAGCCGATTTCTCTATATTATCGCAAGATATAATGACCGTACCTACGGAGGACATACTGGCAACCAAAGTTCTAGCTACTATCATTGATGGGCAATTTGTTTTCGGAAAGATATGA
- a CDS encoding DNA repair and recombination protein RAD54B — MPAFQQPYMSGKRKATDSSFSENQSHESRKRILLTTNPNVREEALPNNMPVQAAACDQVWMVQWRHPQYKKHKTWDGDAILVVSNEAEAILYDTEGKIMTKSKVTGPLYEGKALSIASKEIELERMVSRDLFLSGACFGNGISSSSFSESSICSNKKPVKKFTPPSLTNIKSFPLAAQSQHKPLHPTNLDIRDSDVCMNNEQESDSSVTSSEVTNQFPNWIANWRKPQDKKNKTWDGDAYISLMNNKLVMISEDGKVMGSIPWKGQNLQNGHNFFIGGKEVELDVAVSSDQLPTVHRLELKTHEIDGPPSEDSIPKAVKKKFVSPGEFYGPVNQKAKKPLHDPTASDSLIMKAPTQEQVKRYNKKNFPIVDVVVDPIISRKLRPHQKEGVKFMYECVMGLRKHEGQGCILADEMGLGKTLQTIALVWTLLRQNPYAAPVAAVQKVLIVCPVSLVNNWKNEFHKWLGRDRIGVMTCDKNHVDVDLFGRSKVYQVLVVGYERLRTVVDKLTNIYPPIGLIICDEGHRLKSANNKTSTVFKSFDTKRRVILSGTPIQNDLGEFHAMADFCNPGLLDEYNIFRKVYETPILKSRAPHATKMEIQIGEARTEQLLSVAKSFVLRRDATLLKSELPPKSEYVVFITPTALQLAMYQKILHPQKIDHLMQASVADSLALINILIKISNSPILLKATVDSSRSKSDDLGPSIQKTAVAEALSLLPEKAHIADLSLGGKLVFLANILKILHQNTTEKCVLVSHYTSTLNILEAYCKKMSYSYYRLDGQTPQNKRQEYVNAFNTGNQRNSFVFLLSSKAGGVGINLIGGSRLFIFDSDWNPSHDLQAMARCHRDGQKKPVYIYRMLTTGTIDEKIYQRQVTKLALSESLIGTGASSSKSDSFTRKDLRDIFRVHTGTDCNTHDLLECNCNAGNSFEEHNTIPVDADYEVTAVNTGFVAASNVCVEEFDAVEKAYLQKKKAGLASLGEWNHINCLKLSKNADGYVHDEILRRMITQPGVPGASERQKERTNILKQVDIENLRTLDSIESRKTLPGGTISFLFEKYSKINLYEDANVAED, encoded by the exons ATGCCTGCCTTCCAACAACCTTACATGTCAGGCAAAAGAAAAGCCACCGACTCCAGCTTCTCTGAGAATCAGTCACATGAATCTAGAAAGCGGATCTTGTTAACCACGAACCCCAATGTCCGAGAGGAGGCTTTACCAAATAATATGCCAGTGCAGGCGGCGGCTTGCGATCAAGTATGGATGGTTCAATG GCGGCATCCTCAGTACAAAAAACACAAGACATGGGACGGCGATGCCATTCTAGTCGTCAGCAACGAAGCAGAAGCCATCCTTTATGATACAGAGGGCAAAAT CATGACTAAATCCAAGGTAACTGGTCCCTTGTACGAAGGGAAAGCTCTCTCTATCGCCTCCAAGGAAATCGAACTTGAGAGGATGGTGTCACGGGATTTATTTCTTTCTGGCGCGTGCTTTGGAAACGGTATATCCTCTAGTTCTTTCTCAGAATCTTCGATCTGCTCCAATAAGAAGCCAGTGAAGAAATTTACTCCTCCATCGTTGACTAATATCAAATCTTTTCCATTGGCCGCGCAATCTCAGCATAAACCTCTTCATCCAACAAATCTTGATATCAGAGATTCGGATGTGTGCATGAACAATGAGCAAGAAAGCGACTCTTCGGTGACTTCATCAGAAGTCACTAATCAATTTCCCAATTGGATCGCTAATTG GCGTAAGCCTCAGGATAAGAAGAATAAGACATGGGACGGAGACGCATATATTTCACTGATGAACAATAAGTTGGTTATGATTTCAGAGGACGGCAAAGT TATGGGTTCCATCCCTTGGAAGGGCCAAAACCTCCAGAATGGACACAACTTTTTTATCGGTGGAAAAGAAGTTGAGCTTGATGTTGCCGTATCTTCCGATCAACTTCCAACCGTCCATCGATTGGAATTAAAAACTCATGAAATCGATGGACCTCCATCTGAGGATTCTATTCCGAAAGCAGTAAAGAAGAAGTTCGTTTCTCCTGGAGAATTCTACGGGCCAGTCAATCAAAAGGCCAAAAAGCCGCT TCATGATCCTACTGCTTCTGATAGCCTAATCATGAAGGCCCCCACTCAAGAGCAGGTTAAACGATACAACAAAAA GAACTTCCCCATTGTCGACGTTGTTGTGGACCCCATCATCTCTCGAAAATTACGGCCTCACCAAAAAGAAG GTGTCAAATTTATGTACGAATGTGTGATGGGTCTCCGCAAACATGAAGGCCAAGGGTGCATCCTTGCAGATGAAAt GGGCCTTGGGAAAACGCTCCAA ACTATTGCTCTTGTCTGGACATTACTTA GACAAAATCCATACGCAGCACCAGTTGCGGCCGTGCAAAAGGTGCTCATCGTGTGCCCTGTGTCTTTGGTCAAT AATTGGAAGAACGAATTCCATAAATGGTTAGGGAGAGATCGCATTGGCGTTATGACCTGCGACAAGAATCATGTCGATGTGGATCTTTTTGGCAGATC GAAAGTCTATCAAGTTTTGGTTGTTGGCTATGAACGACTTAGAACAGTAGT AGATAAGCTTACTAACATATA TCCCCCTATAGGCCTGATTATATGTGATGAAG GCCATAGGCTCAAGTCGGCTAACAACAAGACAAGCACTGTTTTCAAATCTTTTGACACCAAACGTAGGGTCATTTTATCAGGAACTCCGATTCAAAACGACCTGGGTGAATTTCATGCCATG GCAGATTTTTGTAATCCTGGACTACTAG ACGAGTACAACATTTTTCGCAAGGTTTATGAAACACCGATACTCAAGAGTAGAGCACCACATGCAACAAAGATGGAGATCCAGATAGGAGAAGCCCGAACTGAACAA CTTTTATCTGTTGCCAAAAGTTTTGTACTTAGAAGAGATGCCACGCTCCTGAAGAGCGAGTTGCCTCCAAAAT CAGAATATGTCGTCTTCATAACACCCACTGCCCTACAGTTGGCCATGTATCAAAAAATTCTTCACCCACAGAAGATAGACCACCTTATGCAGGCATCTGTCGCAGACTCGCTCGCACTCATAAACATATTAATCAAGATCAGTAACAGCCCAATCCTGTTGAAAGCAACCGTCGATAGTTCTAGAAGCAAAAGTGATGACCTTGGGCCTTCAATCCAAAAGACTGCTGTGGCAGAGGCTTTGAGTTTACTTCCGGAGAAAGCTCACATAGCTGATTTATCCCTAGGAG GTAAACTTGTCTTTCTGGCCAACATTCTGAAGATATTACATCAG AACACTACCGAGAAATGTGTTTTAGTTTCTCACTACACTTCAACACTTAATATATTGGAAGCCTACTGCAAGAAAATGTCCTATTCTTATTATCGTCTCGACGG ACAGACACCTCAAAATAAACGACAAGAATATGTTAACGCATTCAACACAGGAAACCAGCGCAACAGCT TCGTATTTCTGCTGAGCTCTAAAGCTG GCGGTGTCGGCATAAACCTTATTG GAGGTTCGCGGTTGTTTATCTTCGATTCTGATTGGAATCCGAG TCATGATTTGCAAGCCATGGCACGGTGTCACCG TGATGGCCAGAAGAAACCAGTTTACATATATAGAATGCTTACCACCGGAACCATAGATG AAAAAATTTATCAAAGACAAGTCACGAAACTTGCCCTAAGTGAAT CTCTTATTGGCACA GGTGCTTCGAGCTCCAAGAGCGACTCTTTCACTAGAAAAGAC CTCCGTGACATATTTCGAGTACACACTGGTACCGATTGCAATACACACGACCTATTGGAGTGTAATTGCAACGCTGGGAATTCTTTTGAAGAACATAACACCATACCTGTTGACGCTGATTACGAGGTTACCGCGGTGAACACCGGTTTCGTAGCAGCATCGAACGTCTGCGTGGAAGAATTTGATGCAGTTGAAAAAGCA TATCttcaaaaaaagaaggcCGGTCTTGCTTCGCTGGGCGAGTGGAATCACATCAATTGCCTGAAGTTATCCAAGAATGCGGATGGTTATGTTCATGATGAAATTTTGCGCAGAATGATCACACAACCGGGTGTCCCAGGGGCATCTGAGAGACAGAAAGAACGCACTAATATTCTCAAACAAGTGGATATTGAGAACCTACGAACATTGGACAGTATTGAGTCTCGAAAAACTCTTCCTGGCGGAACCatttcctttctctttgaAAAATACTCCAAAATAAATTTGTATGAAGATGCAAATGTTGCAGAGGACTAG